The proteins below come from a single Pseudarthrobacter sp. SSS035 genomic window:
- the yajC gene encoding preprotein translocase subunit YajC, with product MNIVLFAMLGIFIFMMFRRNKKTKEQQATLQSQFEPGVEVMTSFGLFGRIVSMDDAENKVVLELSPGNLATVHRQSVTKIVEPPVEAETPAVPDDASSLTTEEAGTPAASAETPDETLKRLNDEGKKDN from the coding sequence ATGAACATCGTCTTGTTCGCAATGCTCGGAATCTTTATCTTCATGATGTTCCGCCGCAACAAGAAGACCAAGGAGCAGCAGGCAACGCTGCAGTCCCAGTTCGAGCCCGGTGTTGAGGTTATGACGAGCTTCGGACTCTTTGGTCGGATTGTCTCCATGGACGACGCCGAGAACAAGGTTGTCCTGGAACTCTCCCCCGGGAACCTGGCCACCGTCCACCGCCAGTCAGTGACCAAGATCGTGGAGCCGCCCGTCGAAGCCGAGACTCCGGCCGTCCCGGATGACGCCTCCTCACTCACCACTGAAGAAGCAGGCACCCCGGCAGCATCCGCCGAAACCCCGGACGAGACCCTGAAGCGCCTCAACGACGAAGGCAAGAAGGACAACTAG
- the ruvA gene encoding Holliday junction branch migration protein RuvA, which produces MISFLRGTVAHVGLSAAVIDLNGAGMSVNATPQTLSRLRTGEEGKLFTSLIVREDSLTLFGFATDDEREVFDVLLSVSGVGPRLALAVLAVHEPEAIRVAAHTSDSKTFTTVPGIGPKVAGRIVLELAGKLVPHGTAGAAGVSTPAEAAWKPQVVAAMTSLGWSEKDAGASIEKALADDPEVEFRGNVAEILRTTLRWLGQDGARAGNRVGSRG; this is translated from the coding sequence TTGATCAGTTTCCTTCGCGGAACCGTAGCGCACGTTGGCCTTTCCGCCGCCGTGATCGACCTCAACGGGGCGGGCATGAGCGTCAACGCCACGCCGCAGACCCTCAGCCGCCTCCGAACCGGCGAGGAAGGCAAGCTCTTCACGTCGCTGATCGTGCGCGAGGATTCCCTCACCCTGTTCGGTTTTGCCACCGACGACGAACGCGAGGTCTTCGATGTCCTGCTCAGCGTCAGCGGCGTAGGTCCGCGGCTCGCGCTGGCGGTGCTCGCCGTGCACGAGCCTGAAGCGATCAGGGTTGCCGCGCACACGAGTGACAGCAAGACGTTCACCACGGTGCCCGGCATCGGCCCCAAGGTGGCCGGCCGGATTGTGCTGGAACTGGCCGGCAAGCTGGTGCCCCACGGAACGGCAGGTGCCGCCGGCGTGTCCACTCCGGCCGAAGCGGCCTGGAAGCCCCAGGTGGTGGCGGCCATGACCAGCCTCGGGTGGTCGGAAAAGGATGCCGGTGCCAGCATCGAGAAGGCCCTTGCAGACGATCCCGAGGTGGAATTCCGTGGCAATGTGGCCGAGATCCTGCGGACCACGCTGCGCTGGCTGGGCCAGGATGGTGCGCGGGCCGGTAACCGCGTAGGCAGCCGTGGCTGA
- a CDS encoding YebC/PmpR family DNA-binding transcriptional regulator — protein sequence MSGHSKWATTKHKKAILDSRRAKSFAKLIKNIEVAARMGGPDLAGNPGLELAVTKAKKTSVPADNIDRAIKRGAGLTGEVVDYTEIMYECRGPQGSALLIECLTDNKNRAASEVRLAISRNGGTIADPGSVSYLFSRKGVVSLPKNGLSEDDVLMAVLDAGAEEVKDNGESFEIHSEPTDLQAIRDALKEAGIEYETDEAEFVPSMQVPLDLDAAKKFMKLVDALEELDDVQNVYSNADLSDEVQAALEAE from the coding sequence ATGTCAGGACACTCCAAATGGGCGACTACCAAGCACAAGAAGGCCATCCTCGATAGCCGGCGTGCAAAATCGTTCGCCAAACTGATCAAGAACATCGAAGTCGCCGCGCGTATGGGCGGACCGGACCTCGCCGGCAACCCGGGCCTGGAACTCGCCGTCACCAAGGCCAAGAAGACCTCCGTTCCGGCCGACAACATCGACCGTGCCATCAAGCGTGGTGCCGGCCTCACCGGCGAAGTGGTTGACTACACCGAGATTATGTACGAATGCCGCGGACCGCAGGGTTCGGCGCTGCTGATCGAGTGCCTCACGGACAACAAGAACCGCGCCGCCTCCGAGGTCCGCCTGGCCATCTCCCGCAACGGCGGCACCATCGCCGATCCCGGTTCGGTCAGCTACCTGTTCAGCCGCAAGGGCGTTGTCTCGCTGCCGAAGAACGGCCTGAGCGAGGACGACGTCCTGATGGCCGTCCTCGACGCCGGAGCCGAGGAAGTCAAGGACAACGGGGAAAGCTTCGAGATCCACTCCGAACCGACCGACCTCCAGGCCATCCGCGATGCCCTCAAGGAAGCCGGAATCGAGTACGAGACCGACGAGGCCGAGTTTGTGCCGTCCATGCAGGTGCCGCTGGACCTCGATGCCGCCAAGAAGTTCATGAAGCTCGTGGACGCCCTGGAAGAGCTCGACGACGTCCAGAACGTTTACAGCAACGCCGACCTCAGCGACGAAGTCCAGGCCGCCCTGGAAGCTGAGTGA
- a CDS encoding CapA family protein, which yields MGKRLGAASVRAVAVRSAAAVSAGVLASALLAGCGLVAEQTVPSSGAASSTGGGTRQPSPTATPTPTPTPTPGAGPACPTLRCTSVVVTGDMLVHTQLWQQARDDASAAGKPGLDFTPLLEGQRKYIHASDLAICHQETPVAGPDGPFSAYPSFNVPPQIITAAKAVGYQACTTASNHTIDRSTDGVLRTLDALDAAGLKHTGSYRTQTESQGILILQTTAAKIAIIQGTYGLNGQYPEYDWQVDMLDAPTMIAKAVKARALGADIVLGAMHAGDEYASEANAQQQEVAHALVDSGQFTMIYGHHTHSVLPIENYKGTWIVYGLGNGVTELSPWYVVNNEGLLVRAQFSQDAAGKWTASDLAWAPSVIVRDPYRWCSVATDAPQGVCATPEADAATSVRTATVVDSMGAAAAGAHELLITKDP from the coding sequence ATGGGGAAAAGGTTGGGCGCTGCTTCGGTGCGCGCTGTTGCTGTTCGTTCCGCTGCTGCGGTGTCCGCCGGCGTCCTGGCCTCGGCGTTGCTGGCAGGATGCGGCCTGGTCGCCGAACAGACTGTTCCGTCCTCCGGTGCAGCTTCGAGTACCGGCGGCGGGACAAGGCAGCCAAGCCCGACGGCGACCCCCACCCCGACGCCCACTCCCACCCCCGGCGCGGGGCCGGCCTGCCCCACGCTGCGGTGCACGTCCGTCGTCGTGACCGGCGACATGCTGGTCCACACCCAGCTCTGGCAACAAGCCCGCGACGATGCCTCCGCAGCAGGCAAACCAGGGCTGGACTTCACCCCGCTCCTCGAAGGCCAACGAAAGTACATCCACGCCAGCGACCTCGCTATCTGCCACCAGGAAACGCCCGTGGCCGGGCCCGATGGCCCGTTCTCCGCGTACCCGTCATTCAACGTCCCGCCGCAGATCATCACAGCCGCTAAGGCGGTGGGGTACCAGGCCTGCACCACCGCGAGCAACCACACGATCGACCGAAGCACGGACGGAGTACTGCGTACCCTGGACGCCCTGGATGCGGCGGGGCTGAAGCACACCGGTTCCTACCGCACCCAGACGGAGTCGCAGGGAATCCTGATCCTGCAGACCACCGCCGCCAAGATTGCCATCATCCAGGGAACCTACGGGCTCAACGGCCAATACCCTGAATACGACTGGCAGGTGGACATGCTGGACGCGCCCACCATGATCGCCAAGGCCGTGAAGGCACGGGCGCTCGGCGCGGACATCGTGCTCGGTGCCATGCACGCCGGCGACGAGTATGCCAGTGAAGCCAACGCCCAGCAGCAGGAGGTGGCCCACGCCCTGGTGGACAGCGGCCAGTTCACCATGATCTACGGCCACCACACCCACTCGGTGCTGCCCATCGAAAACTACAAGGGAACCTGGATCGTCTACGGCCTGGGCAACGGAGTCACCGAACTGTCGCCCTGGTACGTAGTGAACAACGAGGGCCTGCTCGTGCGGGCACAGTTCAGCCAGGACGCAGCCGGCAAGTGGACGGCGTCGGACCTGGCCTGGGCCCCCTCGGTGATTGTCCGCGATCCGTACCGCTGGTGCTCGGTGGCAACCGACGCACCGCAGGGCGTCTGTGCAACTCCCGAGGCCGACGCCGCTACCAGTGTGAGGACCGCCACGGTGGTGGACTCGATGGGCGCGGCTGCTGCCGGCGCGCACGAACTGCTGATCACCAAGGATCCCTGA
- a CDS encoding M3 family metallopeptidase, protein MTNPLLSASALPYGLPPFARIKPSDYADAIDAGLAEHLLEIQAIVDNPAPADFANTALAMEKSGQLLQRAADSFFTLASADASEEIRDLETELSPRISAHQDEIYLNRALFDRFAAIDTSGHDGESVRLVEEYVKEFRQSGIQLEKPGQERLKEINAELSSLGTEFGQRVKEAMKSAALLLDTAAELAGLPADDVASAAEAARAVGHDGKFLLTLIQPSNQPALAALENRDVRRRLFEASIGRGSDGGSLDVLELARSTARLRAEKAALLGFANYAELVVDRQTARDFDAVQSMLTRLAPAAVRNADAEAAALTEAAGHPLEAWDWAFYSAKVRREKYSVDEQALRPYFELERVLRDGVFFAATSLYGITFHERKDLAGYHPDVRVWEVRDQDGSGLGLFLGDYYTRESKRGGAWMNSLVDQSGLLGTRPVVINNLNISKPPAGEPTLLTLDELRTTFHEFGHALHGLLSNVTYPRFAGTAVPRDFVEYPSQVNEMWILWPEVLASYARHHATGEPLPQQVVDKLNDSRLWGEGFGTTEYLGAALLDLAWHVLDETEIPDDVLAFEAKSLAAAGVAHALIPPRYRTGYFQHIFAGAGYAAGYYSYIWSEVLDAETVDWFTENGGITRTNGERFRQELLSRGNSRDPLESFRALRGRDARLEPLLKRRGLD, encoded by the coding sequence ATGACGAATCCCCTCCTCAGCGCCAGCGCCCTGCCCTATGGGCTGCCGCCTTTTGCCCGGATCAAACCATCCGATTACGCCGATGCCATCGACGCTGGCCTGGCGGAACATCTCCTGGAAATCCAGGCGATCGTGGACAACCCGGCGCCGGCGGACTTCGCGAACACGGCCCTGGCCATGGAGAAGTCCGGCCAACTGCTCCAGCGGGCGGCCGACTCCTTCTTTACCCTTGCCTCAGCCGACGCCTCAGAAGAAATCCGTGACCTGGAAACCGAACTCTCACCCCGCATTTCGGCGCATCAGGACGAGATCTACCTCAATCGGGCACTGTTCGACAGGTTCGCGGCGATTGACACCTCCGGGCATGACGGTGAGTCCGTCCGGCTCGTGGAGGAGTACGTGAAGGAGTTCCGCCAGTCCGGGATCCAGCTCGAAAAGCCGGGCCAGGAACGGCTGAAGGAAATCAACGCGGAGCTGTCCAGTCTGGGCACGGAGTTTGGACAGCGGGTCAAGGAAGCCATGAAATCGGCTGCCTTGCTGCTGGACACAGCAGCCGAACTGGCCGGCTTGCCGGCAGATGATGTCGCCAGCGCCGCTGAGGCGGCCCGCGCCGTTGGCCACGACGGAAAATTCCTGCTGACGCTGATCCAGCCCAGCAACCAACCTGCCCTGGCTGCCCTCGAAAACCGGGACGTCCGCCGTCGGCTGTTTGAAGCTTCCATCGGCCGGGGCAGTGACGGCGGCAGCCTGGACGTCCTGGAACTGGCCAGGTCGACGGCACGCCTGCGCGCTGAAAAGGCAGCCCTTCTGGGTTTCGCCAACTATGCCGAACTCGTGGTGGACCGCCAGACAGCCCGCGACTTTGACGCGGTCCAGTCCATGCTGACCAGGCTGGCCCCGGCGGCTGTGCGCAATGCCGACGCCGAGGCTGCGGCCCTGACCGAGGCGGCAGGGCATCCGCTGGAGGCCTGGGACTGGGCGTTTTACTCAGCCAAGGTGCGGCGGGAAAAGTACTCCGTGGACGAGCAGGCACTCCGCCCCTATTTCGAGCTGGAACGCGTCCTCCGGGACGGCGTCTTCTTTGCCGCCACATCCCTCTACGGCATCACGTTCCACGAACGCAAGGACCTCGCAGGCTACCACCCGGACGTCCGCGTCTGGGAAGTCCGGGACCAGGACGGCAGCGGACTGGGATTGTTCCTGGGAGACTACTACACCCGCGAATCCAAGAGGGGCGGCGCCTGGATGAACTCGCTGGTGGACCAGTCGGGCCTGCTGGGCACCCGGCCCGTGGTGATCAACAACCTCAACATCTCCAAGCCGCCGGCAGGCGAGCCCACTCTCCTGACGCTGGACGAGCTGCGCACCACTTTCCACGAGTTCGGACACGCACTCCACGGCTTGTTGTCGAACGTGACGTATCCGCGGTTCGCCGGGACTGCTGTCCCCCGTGACTTTGTGGAATACCCGTCGCAGGTCAACGAGATGTGGATCCTGTGGCCGGAGGTGCTTGCCAGTTATGCCCGGCACCACGCCACCGGCGAACCGCTTCCGCAGCAGGTGGTGGACAAGCTGAACGACTCACGGCTCTGGGGCGAAGGCTTCGGGACCACGGAATACCTCGGTGCTGCGCTGCTGGACCTGGCCTGGCATGTGCTGGACGAAACCGAAATCCCCGACGACGTCCTGGCGTTTGAGGCGAAGTCCCTCGCGGCCGCGGGCGTGGCTCATGCCCTGATCCCGCCGCGTTACCGCACCGGCTATTTCCAGCACATCTTCGCGGGGGCTGGCTATGCGGCCGGCTATTACTCGTACATCTGGAGTGAGGTGCTGGATGCCGAAACCGTGGACTGGTTCACCGAGAACGGCGGCATAACGCGCACCAACGGCGAACGCTTCCGCCAGGAGCTGCTCTCCCGCGGCAACAGCAGGGACCCGCTGGAATCCTTCCGCGCGCTCCGCGGCCGCGACGCCCGGCTGGAACCCCTGCTGAAACGCCGCGGCCTCGACTGA
- the pdxT gene encoding pyridoxal 5'-phosphate synthase glutaminase subunit PdxT: MTNPLSAASARVGSGLRIGVLALQGDFREHLRAVEAAGAAGVGIRRPSELDGLDGLIIPGGESTAIDKLARAFEMAGPLKDRIRDGLPVYGSCAGMILLADEIADPATDLAGHPQQTFGGLDITVRRNAFGRQRESFETDLDFKGLDFSATESGVAPVHAVFIRGPWVERVGDGVEILAQVEPADPEHASHAATLPGTARIVAVRSGHLLATSFHPEVTGEKRVHELFIRMIRGDA; this comes from the coding sequence ATGACAAACCCCCTTTCGGCTGCTTCTGCACGCGTGGGCTCGGGCCTCCGGATCGGCGTCCTGGCGCTTCAGGGCGACTTCCGCGAACACCTCCGGGCCGTGGAAGCCGCGGGTGCCGCCGGCGTCGGAATCCGCCGCCCCTCCGAACTGGACGGCCTGGACGGCCTCATCATTCCCGGCGGAGAATCCACGGCCATCGACAAGCTGGCCCGCGCCTTTGAGATGGCCGGACCGTTGAAGGACCGGATCCGCGACGGACTGCCGGTCTACGGTTCATGTGCCGGCATGATCCTCCTCGCCGACGAGATCGCCGATCCCGCCACAGACCTGGCCGGCCACCCGCAGCAGACCTTCGGTGGCCTGGACATCACGGTGCGTCGCAACGCCTTCGGCCGGCAGCGCGAGTCGTTCGAAACGGACCTGGATTTCAAGGGCCTGGACTTCAGCGCCACGGAATCCGGTGTGGCTCCAGTACACGCCGTGTTCATCCGCGGCCCCTGGGTGGAACGCGTCGGCGACGGCGTGGAGATACTGGCCCAGGTGGAGCCCGCAGACCCTGAGCACGCGTCCCACGCGGCGACTCTGCCGGGGACAGCTAGAATTGTTGCAGTGCGTTCCGGCCACCTGCTGGCCACCTCCTTCCACCCGGAAGTGACTGGGGAGAAACGCGTACATGAACTTTTTATCCGCATGATCAGAGGAGACGCGTAA
- the ruvC gene encoding crossover junction endodeoxyribonuclease RuvC, which yields MTLRVLGVDPGLTRCGIGVVDVERNRRATMVAVGVVGTSPEETLDQRLLVIALAIDEWLDRYEPQVLAVERVFSQLNVSTVMGVAQASGVVIAAAARRGIPVALHTPSEVKAAVTGSGTSNKEAVTKLVTKILRLDAPPRPADAADALALAITHAWRAGSGAAVATTGPGSLSLTPAQRAWADAEAKARRAR from the coding sequence GTGACCCTTCGCGTATTAGGCGTTGACCCGGGCCTCACCCGGTGCGGCATCGGCGTGGTCGACGTCGAGCGGAACAGGCGCGCCACAATGGTGGCAGTCGGAGTGGTGGGTACCTCTCCCGAGGAGACCCTGGACCAGCGCCTGCTGGTTATTGCCTTGGCCATCGACGAGTGGCTGGACCGCTATGAACCCCAGGTGCTCGCCGTCGAACGCGTTTTTTCCCAGCTCAACGTCAGTACGGTGATGGGCGTGGCGCAGGCCTCCGGTGTGGTGATTGCCGCCGCCGCCCGGCGCGGGATCCCGGTGGCTCTGCATACGCCGTCGGAAGTGAAAGCAGCGGTGACCGGCAGCGGTACCTCCAACAAGGAAGCCGTGACCAAACTCGTCACAAAAATCCTCAGGCTGGACGCGCCGCCGCGGCCGGCGGACGCTGCAGATGCCCTGGCCCTTGCCATCACGCATGCCTGGCGAGCCGGCAGCGGAGCCGCGGTGGCCACCACCGGCCCCGGCAGCCTGTCGCTGACGCCGGCCCAGCGCGCGTGGGCCGATGCCGAGGCGAAAGCGCGCCGCGCACGCTGA
- a CDS encoding Mur ligase family protein: MLYISVPLGKLVRRVSRLRGGGSALPGLVVEKIDPGFMQRTLSTLPHGVAVVSGTNGKTTTTKMVVELLESQGLKVFTNRTGSNFTRGVAAALLGEVDWRGRLRADVAVLELDEAHATHFVNRVPPRYSLLLNVLRDQLDRFGEIDKTAQLLQHIADKTTGTVVLNREDPRVARIAETLTGQDVQYFGLDDSLLSTFPNDDDMRAAPGSPAPAALPHKPAADVVLRKVGPDTADFEYDGATVTTAMKLRGVYNIFNAAAALTLARSICGGGAATADHATLLTALSQVEPAFGRGESLTVDGQPLDLVLVKNPSGFRLGLKSFPAGGYATMIAINDNYADGRDMSWLWDVEFDSLRDGGVDQLTGSRAYDMALRLQYDDVRIGGVQPEIAPALAAFIRDATGKPKRIFCTYTAMLAIRRELSKITTVEVVS; encoded by the coding sequence ATGCTTTACATCAGTGTTCCGCTCGGCAAGCTGGTCCGCCGGGTGTCCCGGCTCAGGGGCGGAGGGTCCGCGCTGCCCGGGCTGGTGGTCGAAAAAATCGATCCCGGCTTTATGCAGCGGACGCTCTCCACGCTCCCCCACGGCGTCGCCGTGGTGAGCGGAACCAACGGCAAAACCACCACCACCAAGATGGTGGTGGAACTCCTGGAAAGCCAGGGCCTGAAGGTCTTCACCAACCGCACCGGCAGCAATTTCACCCGCGGCGTGGCGGCCGCCCTGCTGGGCGAAGTGGACTGGCGCGGCAGGCTCAGGGCCGACGTCGCCGTGCTGGAGCTCGACGAAGCCCACGCCACGCATTTTGTGAACCGTGTTCCGCCGCGGTACAGCCTCCTGCTCAACGTCCTGCGTGACCAATTGGACCGGTTCGGGGAGATCGACAAAACGGCCCAGCTGCTGCAGCACATCGCCGACAAAACCACGGGAACAGTGGTCCTCAATCGGGAGGATCCGCGGGTGGCCCGCATCGCGGAAACCCTCACCGGCCAGGACGTCCAGTACTTCGGCCTGGACGATTCGCTCCTTAGCACCTTCCCCAACGACGACGACATGCGGGCAGCGCCCGGCAGCCCCGCCCCCGCAGCGCTCCCCCACAAGCCAGCGGCCGACGTCGTGCTCCGCAAAGTGGGGCCCGACACCGCCGATTTTGAGTACGACGGCGCCACGGTCACCACCGCGATGAAGCTCCGCGGCGTCTACAACATCTTTAACGCGGCTGCGGCGCTGACCCTGGCCCGCAGCATCTGTGGCGGCGGTGCCGCCACAGCCGACCACGCCACCCTGCTCACCGCGCTGTCCCAGGTGGAGCCGGCGTTCGGCCGCGGCGAAAGCCTCACGGTGGACGGCCAGCCCCTGGACCTTGTCCTGGTGAAGAACCCCAGCGGTTTCCGGCTGGGACTGAAGTCCTTCCCCGCGGGCGGTTACGCCACCATGATCGCCATCAACGACAATTACGCCGACGGCCGGGACATGTCCTGGCTCTGGGACGTGGAATTCGATTCGCTCCGCGACGGTGGCGTGGACCAGCTGACAGGTTCCCGCGCCTACGACATGGCGCTGCGGCTGCAGTATGACGACGTCCGGATTGGCGGGGTCCAGCCGGAGATCGCCCCCGCACTCGCCGCGTTCATCCGGGACGCCACGGGCAAACCGAAGCGGATCTTCTGCACCTACACAGCCATGCTGGCCATCCGCCGCGAGCTGTCCAAAATCACCACAGTGGAGGTGGTCTCATGA
- the ruvB gene encoding Holliday junction branch migration DNA helicase RuvB, giving the protein MAEPSVVAAGEEPEERVIEAALRPKNLDDFVGQHRVRRQLSLVLQASRMRGRSADHVLFSGPPGLGKTTLAMIVAAEMNAPLRISSGPAIQHAGDLAAILSSLSEGEVLFLDEIHRMSRPAEEMLYMAMEDFRVDIVVGKGAGATAIPLELPPFTLVGATTRAGLLPGPLRDRFGFTGHLEFYSVAELELVLRRSAGLLDLKVNSAGFSEIAGRSRGTPRIANRLLRRVRDWALVHGIEQIDARAASAALDMYEVDKRGLDRLDRAVLEALITKFGGGPVGLSTLAIAVGEETETVETVAEPFLVREGLLGRTPRGRIAMAPAWTHLGFAVPAGVFGQEPLDLFEPDPDSAESAAEWAPNGQ; this is encoded by the coding sequence GTGGCTGAGCCTTCGGTGGTGGCGGCGGGGGAGGAACCCGAGGAACGGGTGATCGAAGCCGCCCTCCGGCCGAAGAACCTGGATGACTTCGTGGGCCAGCACCGGGTACGCCGGCAACTCTCCCTGGTCCTGCAGGCCTCCCGGATGCGGGGACGCAGCGCGGACCACGTACTGTTTTCCGGCCCTCCAGGCCTCGGCAAAACGACCCTGGCCATGATCGTGGCCGCTGAAATGAACGCGCCACTGCGGATCAGCAGCGGTCCGGCCATCCAGCACGCCGGCGACCTCGCCGCCATCCTTTCCTCCCTTTCCGAAGGGGAGGTCCTGTTCCTGGACGAGATCCACCGGATGTCCAGGCCGGCAGAGGAAATGCTCTACATGGCCATGGAAGATTTCCGGGTGGACATTGTGGTGGGCAAGGGCGCCGGGGCCACCGCCATTCCGTTGGAACTCCCGCCCTTCACCCTGGTGGGTGCCACCACGCGCGCCGGTCTGCTGCCAGGACCGCTCCGGGACAGGTTCGGGTTCACCGGGCATCTGGAGTTCTACAGCGTGGCCGAGCTGGAACTGGTGCTCAGGCGCTCCGCCGGCCTGCTGGACCTCAAGGTCAACTCCGCGGGATTCAGCGAAATTGCCGGCCGGTCCCGCGGTACGCCGCGTATTGCCAACCGCCTGCTCCGCCGGGTCCGGGACTGGGCACTCGTGCATGGGATTGAGCAGATTGATGCCCGCGCCGCTTCCGCTGCCCTGGACATGTATGAAGTGGACAAGCGAGGCCTGGACCGGCTGGACCGGGCAGTCCTGGAGGCCCTCATTACGAAGTTCGGCGGGGGACCCGTGGGACTTTCCACCCTGGCCATTGCGGTGGGGGAGGAGACCGAGACCGTGGAAACGGTGGCGGAACCGTTCCTGGTGCGCGAAGGCCTGCTGGGCCGGACGCCCAGGGGACGCATCGCCATGGCTCCGGCCTGGACCCACCTGGGCTTCGCCGTACCGGCCGGAGTTTTCGGGCAGGAGCCGCTTGATCTGTTCGAACCGGACCCGGACAGCGCCGAGTCCGCGGCCGAATGGGCACCGAACGGTCAATAG
- a CDS encoding type 1 glutamine amidotransferase, with amino-acid sequence MTAESTGSGPDGVEQNSKGTIRVLQLYPRDMNIYGDWGNALVLKQRISWHGYTPELLEYNVGDEFPADVDLIVGGGGQDSGQLVIKDDLQSQAGVLTKLAEDGAPMLVICGLYQLFGRFFKTRLGSVIPGIGVLDVETHGTDERLIGNVRVATEEFGEVLGYENHSGQTTLGAGVRPLGTTSKGTGNNSSDGHEGARYKNVVASYLHGSLLPKNPAIADFLIRTAAERKYGTFTAGAPDDRYAVLAREHATRRPR; translated from the coding sequence ATGACCGCTGAATCAACCGGCAGCGGGCCGGACGGCGTCGAACAGAATTCCAAGGGAACCATCCGGGTCCTGCAGCTCTACCCGCGGGACATGAATATCTACGGCGACTGGGGCAACGCCCTGGTGCTCAAGCAGCGGATCAGCTGGCACGGCTACACCCCGGAGCTGCTGGAGTACAACGTCGGTGACGAATTTCCCGCCGATGTTGACCTGATTGTCGGGGGCGGCGGCCAGGACAGCGGACAGCTGGTCATCAAGGACGACCTCCAGTCGCAGGCCGGCGTCCTCACGAAGCTGGCCGAGGACGGCGCACCCATGCTGGTGATCTGCGGGCTGTACCAGCTGTTCGGGCGCTTCTTCAAGACCCGGTTAGGCTCGGTCATACCGGGCATCGGTGTCCTGGACGTGGAGACACACGGCACGGACGAGCGCCTGATCGGCAACGTCCGGGTGGCCACCGAAGAGTTCGGCGAGGTGCTGGGATACGAGAACCACAGCGGGCAGACCACGCTGGGTGCGGGCGTCCGGCCGTTGGGGACCACCTCGAAAGGTACCGGCAACAACAGCAGCGACGGTCACGAGGGCGCACGCTACAAGAATGTGGTGGCCAGCTACCTGCACGGTTCGCTGCTGCCCAAGAACCCTGCCATCGCCGACTTCCTCATCAGGACCGCCGCCGAGCGTAAATACGGCACCTTCACGGCCGGCGCACCGGACGACCGCTACGCGGTGCTGGCCCGGGAGCACGCAACGCGCCGTCCGCGCTGA